The following coding sequences lie in one Anguilla anguilla isolate fAngAng1 chromosome 14, fAngAng1.pri, whole genome shotgun sequence genomic window:
- the LOC118212602 gene encoding tubulin beta-4B chain encodes MREIVHLQAGQCGNQIGAKFWEVISDEHGIDPTGTYHGDSDLQLERINVYYNEATGGKYVPRAVLVDLEPGTMDSVRSGPFGQIFRPDNFVFGQSGAGNNWAKGHYTEGAELVDSVLDVVRKEAESCDCLQGFQLTHSLGGGTGSGMGTLLISKIREEYPDRIMNTFSVVPSPKVSDTVVEPYNATLSVHQLVENTDETYCIDNEALYDICFRTLKLTTPTYGDLNHLVSATMSGVTTCLRFPGQLNADLRKLAVNMVPFPRLHFFMPGFAPLTSRGSQQYRALTVPELTQQMFDAKNMMAACDPRHGRYLTVAAVFRGRMSMKEVDEQMLNVQNKNSSYFVEWIPNNVKTAVCDIPPRGLKMAATFIGNSTAIQELFKRISEQFTAMFRRKAFLHWYTGEGMDEMEFTEAESNMNDLVSEYQQYQDATAEEEGEFEEEGEEELA; translated from the exons ATGAGGGAAATTGTTCATCTGCAGGCTGGCCAATGTGGAAACCAAATTGGAGCCAAG TTCTGGGAGGTGATCAGCGACGAGCATGGAATCGATCCCACCGGTACCTATCACGGCGACAGTGACCTCCAGCTGGAGAGGATTAATGTCTACTATAACGAAGCTACGG GTGGCAAATATGTCCCCCGTGCTGTCCTGGTGGATCTGGAGCCTGGCACGATGGACTCTGTGAGGTCCGGACCATTTGGGCAGATCTTCAGGCCAGACAACTTTGTCTTTG GCCAGAGTGGTGCTGGAAACAACTGGGCAAAGGGCCACTACACTGAGGGGGCAGAGCTAGTCGATTCAGTCCTGGATGTGGTGAGGAAGGAGGCTGAGAGCTGTGACTGCCTGCAGGGCTTCCAGCTCACCCACTCCCTGGGTGGGGGTACAGGTTCCGGCATGGGCACCCTGCTGATCAGCAAGATCCGAGAAGAGTACCCCGACCGTATCATGAATACGTTCAGCGTGGTGCCCTCTCCAAAAGTGTCAGACACTGTGGTTGAGCCCTACAATGCTACCCTGTCTGTGCACCAGCTGGTAGAAAACACAGATGAGACCTACTGTATTGACAATGAAGCTCTGTACGATATCTGCTTCCGTACACTCAAGCTCACTACGCCCACCTATGGCGACCTCAACCACTTGGTCTCTGCCACAATGAGCGGGGTCACCACCTGCCTGCGTTTCCCTGGCCAGCTCAATGCAGATCTGCGCAAGCTTGCCGTCAACATGGTTCCATTCCCTCGTCTCCATTTCTTCATGCCTGGGTTTGCAcccctcaccagcagggggagccaaCAGTACAGAGCCCTGACAGTTCCAGAGCTCACCCAGCAGATGTTTGATGCCAAAAACATGATGGCTGCCTGTGACCCGCGTCATGGCCGCTATCTCACAGTGGCTGCTGTTTTCCGTGGACGTATGTCCATGAAGGAAGTGGATGAGCAGATGTTGAATGTgcagaacaaaaacagcagctaCTTTGTGGAATGGATCCCCAACAACGTCAAGACCGCTGTGTGCGACATCCCACCTCGTGGCCTCAAGATGGCCGCCACCTTCATTGGAAACAGCACTGCCATTCAGGAGCTGTTCAAGCGCATCTCTGAGCAATTTACCGCCATGTTCAGGCGCAAGGCCTTCCTTCACTGGTACACTGGAGAGGGCATGGATGAGATGGAGTTCACGGAGGCAGAGAGCAACATGAATGACCTGGTGTCTGAGTACCAGCAGTACCAGGATGCCActgcagaagaggaaggagagtttgaggaggagggagaagaggagctGGCTTAA